A region of the Lysobacter sp. K5869 genome:
CGTTCAAGAACCGCTTCGGCGCGGTCAACGAACTCGGCGTGTTCGCGATGAGCGACAAGGGCCTGCGCGAAGTGCCCAACCCGTCGGCGATCTTCCTCTCCGGCAGCCGCGCGCCGCAGCCCGGCAGCTGCGTGATGGTGACCCGCGAAGGCACCCGCCCGCTGCTGGTGGAAGTGCAGGCGCTGGTGGATTCCTCGCCGCTGTCGAACCCGCGCCGGGTCGCGGTGGGCATGGAGCAGAACCGTCTGGCGATGCTGCTGGCGGTGCTGCACCGCCACGGCGGCGTCGCGGTCGGCGACCAGGACGTGTTCGTCAACGTGGTCGGCGGCATCCGCGTGCAGGAAACCGCGGCCGACCTGCCGGTGCTGCTGGCGGTGCTGTCCTCGCTGCGCGATCAGCCGCTGGCCGAGCAGACCATCGCCTTCGGCGAAGTCGGCCTGTCCGGCGAGATCCGGCCGGTGCCCAACGGCGAAGACCGCTTGAAGGAAGCGGCCACCCACGGCTTCAAGCGCGCGATCGTGCCCAAGAGCAACGCGCCGCGCGGCGGCCGGGTGGGGGAGATGGAGGTGATCGCGGTCGAGCGTCTGGCCGAGGCGATCGACGCGCTTTGAGCGGGCTCGCGCGGATAGCGCGATCGGGCCGCGCCGGCTGAACCGGTCTGCTCCATCGGCCTGCTCCGGCGACAAGGACGCGCCGCACCGATCCGGCCTGCGCCGGCGCACGAACGTTTCGCACCGACCGGTCTGCGCCGGTGTACGAACGCTCCGCATCGGTTCGCTCCGTGCCAGCGAACCACGTCGCGAGCGTCCGGCGCGATGAGCCGCGAACGCATCGTGCGTCCGCGTTCGCGCCAAGCCTGGGTTTCGCGTCCGCGTTCGCAGTCTGCGCAAACGGCGTGGCGATACTGGTGCGGCGACGCCAATGTCGCTTCGACACCTCATCGCAAAGGACGCACGCATGAACTCCCGCATCATCTTGTCCGCCGCGCTCATGGCCATCGCCAGCGCGGCTCAGGCGCAATCCCCGGTCGTGGAATGGACTTCGCCGCGCCTGGACGGCAGCACCAGCCATTACGGCTCGTGCTGCGATCCGGTCGAAGAGAACGCGATGGCCACCGACGCCGCCGGCAACGTCTACCTGGTCGGCTACCGCCCGCTCGGCCCCGCCACGGTGTGGACGGTCAGCAAACTGTCCGCCTCCGGCGAACTGTTGTGGCAGGCCAGCAACAACGGCCCGGAGCGGCGCTTCGACTACGCCTACGCGGTGGCGGTCGACCCCAACGGCGATCCGGTGGTCACCGGCGCGTCCTCGCAAGGCGGCTGGCCCACCTTCCTCACCATCAAGTTTTCCGGCGCCGACGGCCGCCAGTTGTGGGAGCGGCGCTGGCGCGACGTGGAAGGCGGTTACGGCGCCGCCCTGGCGATCGACGCGGCCGGCGATGTGGTGGTGATCGGCACGGCGCGCAATCGGCAGATCGGCACGGACTACGCCACGGTCAAGTACCGCGGCAGCGACGGCGAGCAGTTGTGGGCCAGCACCTACGGGCGGGTCACCAACGAAGGCGACGCGCCGGCCGCCGTGGCCCTGGACCGCAACGGCAACGTCTTCGTCACCGGCGCCTCCGGCAGTTCGCAGTTCAGCAACGTTGCCACGATCAAGTACGACGGCGCCACCGGCGCGCAGTTGTGGGTCGCGCTGTACGCGCCGAAATTGTGGGGCACTTCGGTGGCGCACTTCGGCATGGACATCGCCGTGGACAGCCAGGGCGATCCGGTGGTGACCGGCGATTCCTTCGGCGAGCGGTTCCGCGACTTCGCCACGATCAAGTACGACGGCGCCACCGGTGCGCAGCGCTGGGTCGCGCGCTTCGACGCGGGCATTTCGCGCGACGATCAACCCAAGGCCGTGGCGATCGACGCCAACGACGACGTCTACGTCGCCGGCGCGAGCTGGTGGAACGCGCCCGAGTCGAACTGGCGGATGGCGACGGTCAAGTACTCCGGAGTCAACGGCGGCGAAGTGTGGCGCGCGATCAGCCAGTCGCCGTGGGCGAGCAAGGAAAGCGCCTACGCTCTGGCCGTGGACGCGACCGGCGTGCAGGTCGCGGGTTGGGCGACCGGCGCCGACGGCAAGTACTTCCCCGCGGCGATCGGCTACTCGCCGACGACCGGCGCGCAATGGTGGGCCGCGCCGTTCGCGCAGTCGAGTTCGGACAACACCGCGACGGTCGCGCTCAAGCCGGCCGGCGACGGCGCGCTTTACCTCGGCGTCAAGCACTACTACACGACCGACGCGCTCTTCATCAAACGCTTGCGGACGACGCCCTGAGCCGTCGGCCCGCGCGTTTCGTTCGCAGCGCCGGCAGCGGCCATCGCCGCTGCCGGTTTCGGGCTTCCCGAATCGGGCCCCCTTGAATCAAACCTTCTCGAATCAAACCTGCTCGAATCAGGCCTTCTTGGCCTCGGTCTTGCCGTGCTTCTGCAGCAACTCGACCAGCTTGGCCTCATCGAACCCACGCATGCTCTGATCGCCGATATAGATCACCGGCACGCTCTTGATCTTGAGCCCGTCGGCTTCCTTGCGCGCGACCTCGTCCTTGTCGATCACCCGCTCGACGTAGCGCACGTTGCGCTTGTCCAGCAGGTCCTTGGCCTTGTGGCAGAACGGGCAGGTCGACAAGGTGTAGAGCACGATGTCGCCGCCGGCCTTGGCGTAGACGGCCGAATAGTCGCCCTGTTCGACGTCCACGCCGCCACCGCCGCCGCCGATCAGGCCGCTGTTGCGCACCAGATAGCCGGCGCCTACGCCCAGGCCCAAGGCCAGGGCCACGACCAGGATGGTGGTCAGGATCGACTTGAAGTTCATTCCTTGTCCTCGGTGGATCGCAGATGGAAAAAGCCGGCGTCGGCGACGCCGGCGGTGATGAAGGCGCGGGCGGCGCTCAGCCGCGGCAGCCGCAGGCGTTGACGCAGGTCTGGCGCAAGCGGAAGCAGGCGGTGCCGCCGCCGTCGGCGCGGCATTGCTCGAAGCGGGCGATGCAGTCCTGCCAGCACAGCGAGCATTCTTCGGGCGTGCGGGCGGCGAAGGCGCTCAGCGAGAGCGCGAGGCCGAAGCAGAAGCCGGCCAGTGCGGCGGCATGGGCGCGGCGCGTAGCGGTCAACATCACTGTTCCTCCCTGTGCCCGTCTGTGGGCGCTGTGCGGTTATATCACCGCGCCGCGCGCGTTCCATGTCCCGTCGGCACGGCGGATGTGATGCGCGTTGCGGAATGCGGGCGCGTCGCGGGGCGCGGCGGCGTGCGTCGCCGGCGCGTCCCGCGCGCGGCCCCGGCTTACGCTGCGTTGCGGCACGGCTTTGCGCGAACGCCGCCGCGCCGCGCGACGGCCGGGGCGAACGCGAACGCTCGCCCCGGCCGGCGTCGCGCGGTCGGATCAGACCGTGCAGCCGCAGGCGCGGATGCACGCGCGCAGGTTGGTCTTGCAGAACGGATAACCGTCGGAGTTGCACTGCTCGTACTGGACGTAGCACTCGTCCGTGCACGCCTGGCAATCCTCCGCCTGAGCGAAGGCGCCGAACGAGAACGCGAGACCGAAGCCGAACGCGGCGACGGCGAAGACGCGGGTGCGCTTGAACATGATCGAAGTCTCCTGGGATGGCGGGTCGGATCAGGGCAGTCGGCAGTTGCACAGACGGCGGCATTCCGCGTACGCCGCGAGGCATTGCTCCGACGGCGTGCCGGCGGCGCGGCACGCCGAACGCTCGACCAGACAATTGCGGTAGCAGTCTTCGCAAGCGGTGGCGACGGCGCTCAGCGAAAACGCCAGCCCGAAACAGAACGCGGTGGCCGCGAGGACGCGGCGGGTGGGTTTGAACATCGATCTCTCCTTGTGCGATGGGACGAACGCTCATCGTGAGCGGGTGACGGCGGCGCCCGGCGCCGCGGGTCGCGCGCGGCGCGACGGCTCGGACCAACGCGGTGCGACGAGAGGGGCGGCCACCGCACGGCACTTTCGCGACGACTTTCTTGTGGAACGGCGATGGACGTCGAAGAAACGCAAGGCCAGCGCGAGGCGACAAGGTTTTGTGATGACCGCT
Encoded here:
- a CDS encoding glutaredoxin family protein; translation: MNFKSILTTILVVALALGLGVGAGYLVRNSGLIGGGGGGVDVEQGDYSAVYAKAGGDIVLYTLSTCPFCHKAKDLLDKRNVRYVERVIDKDEVARKEADGLKIKSVPVIYIGDQSMRGFDEAKLVELLQKHGKTEAKKA